From a single Bacillus pseudomycoides DSM 12442 genomic region:
- a CDS encoding alpha/beta fold hydrolase yields the protein MRKLCEVLKNICIVSITVILLVLLSVFIYHNYQLSKESSLIKSEGTLVNFNNKKINVYKEGSGEDTYVFMSGSGIAAPAYELKGLYSKFSKENKIAVIERAGYGYSDAFHDDRDIDTMLEQSREALIQSGNKPPYILVPHSISGIEAIYWTQKYPNEVKGIIALDIGLPKQYVTHKMNLVDSLKVRGFNLLTKMGVHRLFPSVTYNPEVIRQSFLTEHEKEMYKALSYKQFFNNDMEQELLQSYNNGKKSVNLPIPKETPILFLAAIAEQNKNSKYTKQKNKDYEEFAEQLLIADVIKIQGTHSIYLYEPDEIYNLAMDFINKKVEKH from the coding sequence ATGAGAAAATTATGTGAAGTATTAAAGAATATATGTATTGTGTCGATTACGGTTATCTTACTGGTGTTACTATCTGTTTTTATATACCATAATTATCAATTAAGTAAAGAATCGTCATTAATCAAAAGTGAGGGAACATTAGTCAATTTTAATAATAAAAAAATCAATGTATACAAGGAAGGGAGCGGTGAGGATACATATGTATTTATGTCTGGATCTGGGATAGCTGCTCCTGCTTATGAACTGAAAGGACTATATAGCAAGTTTTCAAAAGAAAACAAGATTGCGGTTATTGAAAGAGCCGGTTATGGATACAGTGATGCTTTTCACGATGATAGAGATATTGATACGATGTTAGAACAAAGTAGAGAAGCGCTCATACAAAGTGGAAATAAACCTCCGTATATATTAGTGCCACACTCTATCTCGGGTATCGAAGCAATTTACTGGACACAAAAGTATCCAAATGAAGTGAAGGGAATTATTGCTTTAGATATTGGTTTACCGAAGCAATACGTAACTCATAAAATGAACCTAGTGGATTCATTAAAAGTAAGAGGATTCAATCTGTTAACGAAAATGGGTGTACATCGTCTTTTTCCTTCTGTTACGTATAATCCCGAGGTGATCCGGCAATCTTTTTTAACTGAACATGAAAAAGAAATGTATAAAGCACTATCATATAAACAATTTTTTAATAATGATATGGAGCAAGAGCTTTTACAGAGTTACAATAATGGTAAAAAATCAGTTAACCTACCGATACCAAAAGAAACACCTATTTTATTTTTAGCTGCGATCGCTGAACAAAATAAAAATTCGAAATATACAAAACAAAAAAACAAAGATTATGAGGAGTTTGCAGAGCAACTATTGATAGCAGATGTAATAAAAATTCAAGGTACACACAGCATTTATTTATATGAGCCTGATGAGATATATAATCTTGCCATGGATTTTATCAATAAAAAAGTAGAAAAACATTAA
- a CDS encoding response regulator transcription factor produces MKGYKILIVEDDLMIGDVLQKILQREGYYVCWKKEGKEVIDIIHEIDLVIMDIMLPGEDGYQITKKIKNLGLNIPIIFLSARSDMDSKLQGLTIGEDYMIKPFDPRELLLRMQKMLDNRYGTFTQIKHLYIDAEHKKVFNNNLHNEVEFTAIERKIFFYLYENRNRILTKEHFFDYLWQLEDRNQNIVNVHIKKVRTKINDNTGEIIQNIYGEGYRLNTYIKK; encoded by the coding sequence ATGAAGGGATATAAAATTTTAATTGTTGAAGACGATTTAATGATTGGAGATGTATTACAAAAGATTTTGCAACGCGAAGGGTATTATGTATGTTGGAAGAAAGAAGGAAAAGAAGTTATTGATATCATCCACGAGATAGATTTAGTCATAATGGATATTATGTTGCCAGGTGAAGATGGCTATCAAATTACAAAGAAAATAAAAAATCTAGGATTAAATATTCCAATTATTTTTCTATCTGCTCGAAGTGATATGGACAGCAAACTCCAAGGTTTAACAATCGGAGAGGATTATATGATAAAGCCTTTTGATCCTAGAGAACTATTACTAAGAATGCAGAAAATGCTAGATAATCGATATGGTACTTTTACACAAATCAAACATTTATATATTGATGCTGAGCATAAAAAAGTTTTCAACAATAACTTACATAATGAAGTTGAGTTTACTGCGATTGAGCGTAAAATATTTTTCTATTTATATGAAAATAGGAATCGTATTTTAACGAAAGAACATTTCTTTGATTATTTATGGCAACTCGAAGATAGAAATCAAAATATCGTGAATGTGCACATAAAAAAAGTAAGAACAAAAATCAATGATAACACGGGTGAAATTATTCAAAATATATATGGAGAAGGGTATAGATTAAATACCTATATAAAGAAATGA
- a CDS encoding ATP-binding protein: MKLKKKYQLLLFSAVISVPFLLLLISIFMSVIYNLAFKTKNNNIPFHESFAYPTMLGVFFLSLLLLAFLFSKSINSLLNKINILNKTIRNLASDEKVPNKLDVKNDDEIGELVRAVNLLIERTTYRELELKQQEEIKKELLNKLRHDINTPLTAVRLQLFYLEGQYNDQAPILESLYQQIQYIAELTNEFNLQSTDTLESSYVLNHEVNIHDLLEDMVKKWDYLYSIHDIELIYNPINKDLIWTSNDLWIQRLFDNIFQNTLKHSKAKKLEITIENKVVSIKDNGIGFDMNRKRAGLGLKIIQDISRMLNIKYTLQSSEDGTMFCFTTSENKKRK; the protein is encoded by the coding sequence ATGAAATTAAAGAAAAAATACCAGTTATTATTATTTTCTGCTGTTATAAGCGTACCGTTTTTATTACTGTTGATTAGTATCTTTATGTCAGTCATTTATAATCTTGCCTTTAAAACGAAAAATAATAATATTCCATTTCATGAATCTTTTGCATATCCTACTATGCTAGGCGTCTTTTTTTTATCGTTATTATTGTTAGCCTTTTTATTTTCGAAATCCATTAATTCACTATTAAATAAAATAAATATATTGAATAAAACCATTCGAAATTTAGCTAGTGATGAAAAAGTTCCGAATAAATTAGATGTTAAAAACGACGATGAAATAGGGGAACTCGTCAGGGCGGTAAATTTATTAATTGAAAGAACTACATATCGAGAATTAGAACTTAAACAGCAAGAGGAAATAAAAAAGGAACTTTTAAATAAATTAAGACATGATATTAATACACCTTTAACAGCTGTTAGGTTACAATTATTCTACTTAGAAGGTCAATATAATGATCAAGCACCAATACTAGAATCGTTATATCAACAAATACAGTATATTGCAGAATTAACCAATGAATTTAATTTACAATCCACTGATACATTAGAGAGTTCTTATGTTTTAAATCATGAGGTGAATATACACGATTTATTAGAAGATATGGTTAAAAAGTGGGACTATTTGTATAGTATTCATGATATTGAATTAATATATAATCCAATAAATAAGGATTTAATATGGACGAGTAACGATTTATGGATTCAAAGGTTATTTGATAACATTTTCCAGAACACGTTAAAACATTCAAAAGCTAAAAAACTTGAGATAACCATTGAAAATAAGGTTGTTTCTATTAAGGATAATGGAATTGGTTTCGATATGAATCGTAAAAGAGCGGGGTTAGGATTAAAAATCATTCAGGATATATCTAGAATGCTCAATATAAAATATACGTTACAATCAAGTGAAGACGGGACTATGTTTTGTTTTACAACAAGTGAAAATAAAAAGAGAAAATGA
- a CDS encoding PH domain-containing protein, whose translation MQPLENEIHPDMVRVWKARVLIELGISVLVILAYLFFMIKFNWWAWLFYVLIGLTVVYTPFDYFIFPKLRQRYYSYRLNEEELEIQHGMFTVKRVLVPMIRVQHVTIEQGPIMRKYDLAELQISTAATSHSIPGLKMREAEQLKRQIGELAKVSDEDV comes from the coding sequence ATGCAGCCATTGGAAAATGAAATTCATCCTGATATGGTCAGAGTTTGGAAAGCTCGTGTTTTAATTGAACTAGGCATAAGTGTATTAGTAATCCTTGCTTATCTCTTTTTCATGATTAAATTTAATTGGTGGGCTTGGCTGTTTTATGTACTTATTGGATTGACGGTTGTGTATACACCGTTTGACTACTTTATATTTCCGAAATTACGTCAGCGTTATTACAGCTATCGGTTAAATGAAGAAGAATTAGAAATTCAGCACGGAATGTTTACGGTTAAGCGTGTATTAGTTCCGATGATTCGCGTGCAACACGTTACAATTGAGCAAGGTCCAATTATGAGAAAATATGATTTAGCAGAATTACAAATTTCAACTGCCGCTACTTCTCATAGTATTCCAGGTTTAAAGATGAGAGAAGCAGAACAATTGAAACGACAAATTGGAGAACTTGCGAAGGTGAGTGATGAGGATGTATAA
- a CDS encoding PH domain-containing protein: MYKRQHPITMLLELKITDFIPFIIFLFSLKGKFPFWYLVPIGFLVISVISVIVEWYYKLYWIENNVLHIKQGLFVKKESYLNKERVQTINTSSSMLYQILGLTKLKIETAGGGGEPEVSLAGITADEAKTLITMLNERAEEHTEIEEDTVNASLTEENRTEYKLTWKEILLASVTSGQFGLLFSLLFFIYSQVDEYIPKWMKERVETYVMDHDVYGWIYMVAVLLVVSWIVSTFGYALKHANFTVHRKNDEVRISQGLLERKELVLKLHRIQGITIKEGIFRQPFGYCSVHVEVIQNDEKGEENVTLHPVIRKDRVAELLAHLQLPYELNQNVTALPKTALRRYLLESFLFFCILAVPITGASVYFEKYFVIWTLLPLFGLLLSLGYATFRAGGYRVEGEQLTMVYRNIAKYTGLVRRRHVQSIEKTQSYFQRGAHLCSQTFSSASTNYKLEHTRLEDAECMLDWYKNK, from the coding sequence ATGTATAAGAGGCAGCATCCAATCACAATGTTACTTGAATTAAAGATTACAGACTTTATACCATTTATTATTTTTCTGTTTAGTTTAAAAGGAAAATTTCCATTTTGGTATTTAGTACCGATAGGTTTCTTAGTGATTTCAGTTATCTCTGTTATTGTTGAGTGGTACTATAAATTATATTGGATCGAAAATAATGTACTGCACATTAAACAAGGACTATTTGTGAAAAAAGAAAGTTACTTGAATAAAGAGCGCGTACAGACGATTAATACAAGTTCAAGTATGTTATATCAAATATTAGGTTTAACGAAGCTCAAAATTGAAACAGCTGGCGGTGGTGGTGAGCCTGAGGTTAGCTTAGCTGGTATTACAGCTGACGAAGCAAAAACATTAATTACAATGTTAAATGAACGGGCAGAGGAACATACAGAAATAGAAGAGGATACTGTAAATGCTAGTTTGACAGAAGAAAATCGGACGGAATATAAGTTGACTTGGAAAGAGATTTTATTAGCATCCGTTACATCTGGTCAATTTGGTTTGTTGTTCTCTTTATTATTCTTTATTTACTCCCAAGTAGATGAATATATCCCGAAATGGATGAAAGAAAGAGTAGAAACATATGTGATGGATCATGATGTGTATGGCTGGATTTATATGGTTGCGGTCTTACTTGTTGTTTCTTGGATTGTATCCACATTTGGTTACGCCTTAAAGCACGCGAACTTCACCGTGCATCGGAAAAATGATGAAGTTCGCATTTCACAAGGACTTCTAGAAAGAAAAGAACTTGTGTTAAAGCTGCACCGTATTCAAGGAATCACGATAAAAGAAGGGATATTCCGTCAACCATTTGGTTACTGCTCTGTGCATGTAGAAGTGATTCAAAACGATGAAAAAGGTGAGGAGAATGTTACGCTTCATCCGGTCATTCGGAAAGACCGCGTCGCAGAATTGCTTGCTCATTTGCAGTTGCCATATGAACTAAATCAAAATGTTACAGCCTTGCCAAAAACGGCACTGCGCCGCTATTTATTAGAGAGTTTTCTTTTCTTTTGTATATTAGCAGTTCCGATTACAGGCGCAAGTGTATATTTTGAAAAATATTTTGTGATTTGGACACTGTTACCTTTGTTTGGATTACTTTTGTCACTCGGATATGCGACATTCCGTGCAGGTGGCTATAGAGTAGAAGGAGAACAGTTAACGATGGTGTATCGTAACATTGCTAAATATACAGGTTTAGTAAGAAGAAGACATGTACAATCAATCGAGAAAACGCAATCTTATTTTCAGCGTGGAGCGCATTTATGTTCGCAGACTTTCTCTAGTGCATCCACAAATTATAAATTAGAGCATACGCGTTTAGAAGATGCAGAGTGTATGTTAGATTGGTATAAGAATAAGTAG
- a CDS encoding transglutaminase domain-containing protein — YFNGSGAMQTGWQSINGAWYYFSGSGAMQTGWIQDNGKKYYFESNGVWNPNAENANNVSRPDGQLLDAFQNEIKKHINNQEENITMTYKSKNSNINEVMDTLVKEYDKAVESNEYLNYNIANTQYSIRGIPGNYTFTLKITYRESKEQTNYVKTQAKSIINSIVQAGMDEHEKVKAIHDYVVKHVSYDTSFQAYTAYEALANRSAVCQGYALLTYQLLKEAGIENHIVTGTGNGQPHAWNQVKIEGKWYHLDTTFDDPIPDVQGRVTYSYYNLSDAQIAQDHQWDRNKFAAATTNYTNELANKIQSGSSKSWKYQDILKAIKR; from the coding sequence TTACTTCAACGGAAGTGGAGCAATGCAAACAGGTTGGCAGTCAATTAATGGAGCATGGTACTACTTTAGTGGAAGCGGAGCAATGCAAACAGGCTGGATCCAAGATAATGGTAAAAAGTATTACTTTGAAAGTAATGGTGTTTGGAATCCAAACGCTGAAAATGCAAATAACGTTTCACGACCTGACGGGCAACTATTAGACGCATTTCAAAATGAAATAAAAAAGCATATTAATAATCAAGAAGAAAATATAACAATGACATACAAATCCAAAAACTCTAATATTAATGAAGTTATGGATACACTTGTTAAAGAATACGACAAGGCAGTCGAATCTAACGAATACTTAAATTATAATATCGCAAATACGCAATACTCTATTCGTGGTATTCCAGGAAATTACACGTTTACATTAAAGATTACATACCGTGAATCCAAAGAACAAACGAACTATGTAAAGACACAAGCGAAATCAATTATCAATTCCATTGTTCAAGCTGGTATGGATGAACACGAGAAAGTAAAAGCAATTCATGATTATGTTGTAAAACATGTCTCTTATGATACTTCTTTCCAAGCTTATACAGCGTATGAAGCTTTAGCAAACCGTTCTGCTGTCTGTCAAGGATATGCATTATTAACATATCAATTGTTAAAAGAGGCTGGAATAGAAAATCATATTGTAACAGGAACTGGAAATGGACAACCACATGCTTGGAATCAAGTGAAAATTGAAGGGAAATGGTACCATCTTGATACAACTTTTGATGATCCAATTCCAGATGTGCAAGGACGAGTAACTTATTCATACTATAATCTGTCTGATGCACAAATCGCTCAAGATCACCAGTGGGATCGTAATAAATTTGCGGCAGCAACAACAAATTACACGAATGAATTAGCAAATAAAATCCAGTCAGGTAGCTCGAAATCATGGAAATACCAGGACATTTTAAAAGCCATCAAACGTTAA
- a CDS encoding VOC family protein yields the protein MKLLQIRLLVKDFKESAVFYRDLLEFPVSWYEENMEYALFNNGETKIELVSRNVMAELVGEGNKPLEAGSQSKFLLQFEVEDVDQTYNRFKEKGIEFVNEPHDREEWRARVAHFRDPDDNLIEIYKML from the coding sequence TTGAAGTTGTTGCAAATAAGACTTTTGGTCAAAGATTTTAAGGAAAGTGCCGTGTTTTACAGAGATCTATTGGAATTTCCAGTGAGTTGGTACGAGGAAAACATGGAATATGCGCTTTTCAATAATGGAGAAACGAAAATTGAGCTTGTATCTCGAAACGTGATGGCCGAATTGGTCGGAGAAGGAAATAAGCCTTTAGAAGCTGGGTCCCAATCAAAATTCTTGCTTCAATTTGAAGTTGAAGATGTCGATCAGACTTATAACCGTTTCAAAGAAAAAGGAATTGAATTTGTTAATGAACCGCATGATCGTGAGGAATGGCGAGCGCGTGTTGCACATTTTCGTGACCCTGACGATAACTTAATTGAGATATATAAAATGCTGTAA
- a CDS encoding CcdC protein domain-containing protein: MDSSSFYSIVIIVAALVLWRRIRAMHHPIKGNGTRLLLPILFLLIPCIPIILNPKAHAAGWEWICAVIFGCLLSIPLIWTNNYELRSDQHIYAVRNKSFIITFLIILIIRFLLRDYLKWLGPETEAALFMTVALGYILPWRIISFIKFRQLYKSRIQTNDNIDFR, translated from the coding sequence ATGGATTCTTCTTCGTTTTACTCTATTGTGATCATAGTTGCTGCGTTGGTCTTATGGCGTAGAATCAGGGCAATGCATCATCCTATTAAAGGAAACGGAACCCGTCTTCTCTTACCCATACTATTTTTGTTAATACCCTGCATTCCCATCATCTTAAATCCAAAAGCACATGCCGCTGGCTGGGAATGGATTTGTGCAGTTATCTTTGGGTGCCTTTTGTCAATTCCACTTATTTGGACCAATAACTATGAACTCCGATCCGATCAGCATATTTATGCTGTAAGAAACAAGAGCTTTATCATTACCTTTCTCATCATACTTATTATCCGATTTTTACTTCGTGATTATTTAAAATGGCTAGGTCCAGAAACAGAAGCAGCACTATTTATGACTGTAGCGCTGGGGTATATCTTACCTTGGAGAATTATCTCTTTCATCAAATTTCGTCAACTATACAAAAGTCGAATCCAAACTAACGACAACATTGACTTCCGATAA
- a CDS encoding amino acid permease yields the protein MHTKVKQETNNMQQYHYKQELKRSLKFFSSFAVAFSFMSITTGIFTNFGFVLNNAGPAGIWTWPIVLAGHLLVALVIAELAGRMPLSGYSYQWVTRLANQGLGWFSGWLGFCFFVIVIPAVDFGLAPLIADVFGWNIGGKTLLYIVLATLLLQAVLNIFGVKLASRLNDIAVYTEVIGMVGILVILAIVALFTTPNWDMLTNIGEQKSGTYLGGFVIAMLMGSWTMVGFEAAANLSEETIDASKNVPRAVFFALLIGGIIGFAFLFTVTISISDLADVTASVNPLPLIIKTKLGQFIGTLFMLLVIISIFACGLIGMASASRIIYAMARDDVFFASRYFKKVNPRTSVPVNAIVLVLVLDIIASLFSDSLTLLVGSTSVVLTALYFITVLAYYLRRKDLPDAEAFNLGKWRAPVTYGALIWLVFEMGILTIPDMFHEVAIVGGTLFLTGTLVYFALFRSKIKSGKIGIQNTNIDAGHS from the coding sequence ATGCACACAAAAGTCAAGCAGGAAACGAATAACATGCAGCAATATCACTACAAGCAAGAGTTAAAGAGGTCTTTAAAATTTTTTAGCTCCTTTGCAGTCGCGTTTTCATTTATGTCCATCACAACGGGCATTTTCACGAATTTTGGGTTTGTTTTAAACAATGCGGGGCCCGCAGGTATTTGGACGTGGCCAATCGTATTAGCAGGTCACTTGCTTGTCGCTCTTGTTATTGCTGAATTGGCAGGGAGGATGCCACTCAGCGGCTACTCGTATCAATGGGTGACGCGGCTGGCAAATCAAGGATTAGGATGGTTTTCCGGCTGGCTCGGATTTTGCTTTTTTGTCATTGTCATTCCTGCCGTCGATTTTGGCCTGGCTCCACTCATTGCGGATGTGTTCGGCTGGAATATCGGTGGGAAGACCCTTTTGTATATTGTACTCGCAACCTTACTGCTACAGGCTGTCCTCAACATTTTCGGCGTAAAACTGGCTTCCCGTCTCAATGACATTGCAGTATATACCGAAGTAATCGGTATGGTAGGCATTCTTGTCATTCTTGCTATCGTTGCGCTATTCACAACTCCGAATTGGGATATGCTAACAAATATTGGCGAGCAAAAAAGCGGTACGTACCTTGGTGGCTTTGTGATCGCTATGCTGATGGGGTCGTGGACCATGGTCGGCTTTGAAGCCGCGGCGAATCTTTCGGAAGAAACAATTGACGCGAGCAAAAATGTACCGCGTGCTGTATTTTTCGCATTGCTGATTGGCGGTATCATTGGATTTGCTTTTCTTTTTACTGTTACAATTTCCATTTCAGATTTAGCCGATGTGACAGCTTCTGTCAACCCGCTTCCACTTATTATTAAAACAAAGCTCGGCCAATTCATTGGCACTTTGTTTATGCTTCTTGTTATCATTTCCATTTTCGCATGTGGCTTAATCGGAATGGCTTCTGCTTCCCGTATCATTTATGCAATGGCGCGGGATGATGTGTTTTTTGCTTCGCGTTATTTTAAAAAGGTAAACCCAAGAACATCCGTACCGGTAAATGCAATTGTGCTTGTATTAGTGCTCGATATTATAGCGAGCCTATTCTCTGATTCTTTGACTTTGCTAGTCGGATCAACATCCGTTGTTCTTACAGCTTTATACTTCATAACAGTTTTGGCTTACTATTTGCGTAGAAAAGATTTACCTGACGCAGAGGCATTTAATTTAGGGAAATGGAGAGCACCTGTCACGTACGGTGCTTTAATATGGCTCGTGTTCGAAATGGGGATATTGACCATCCCTGATATGTTCCATGAAG